The Anolis carolinensis isolate JA03-04 chromosome 2, rAnoCar3.1.pri, whole genome shotgun sequence genome has a window encoding:
- the erap1 gene encoding endoplasmic reticulum aminopeptidase 1, with translation MMIFLLCIFNIVSVFGSDQHSGKPYSITGNGSSPFPWNKMRLPEHVLPVHYDLLIHPNLTTLTFTGLAKIEINITQETSSIILHSKYLQITKAVIEEAKENIRTDKPVTVLEYPPFEQIALIVTKPLHLGNYIVSIEYSANLSDSFHGFYKSTYRTPEGEVRVLASTQFEPTAARKAFPCFDEPAFKAKFSVKIRREPRHFALSNMPLVKSVNLKEWLIEDHFQTSIKMSTYLVAFIVSDFKSVSKITTRGVKVSVYTVPHKINQADYALDAAVKLLEFFEEYFSIPYPLPKQDLAAIPDFQSGAMENWGLTTYRETALLYDPEKSIASSKLGITLTIAHELAHQWFGNLVTMEWWNDLWLNEGFAKFMEFLSVRVTHPELKVEDYFLNKYFEAMEVDALNSSHPISTPVEEPSQILEMFDDVSYDKGACILNMLQDYLSPEVFKAGLVKYLSKFSYQNTQNKDLWNSLSDGCSMDAAAAGVCASNKETISSSHWTKSAINDVTAIMNTWTLQKGYPLVTVTVKGRNVHLQQEHYMKSSNFASPKGNLWHIPLTYITSKSNVIQRFLLTTRTDYIILPEEVEWIKFNVGMNGYYIVHYGEDGWDALIRLLKENHKILSSNDRASLINSAFQLVSAGKLSITKALDLTLYLKHESENIPVHQGLDELIPLYKLLEKRDMNETEHQLKGYIVNLFKNMIDKQSWDDEGTMSERILRSSLLMFACVRRYQPCVDKAKEYFMKWKHSNGTLKLPNDIKFAVYAVGAQTDVGWDFLFSKCQLPEFNTEKQLIETVLSLSQNKERLQWLMQQGLQGDIIKTQDLPYIVVSVGRNPVGYQLAWKFLKDNWQALVKKFDLGSHSIAHMITGVTNKYSTKAQLADVKEYFSSLDKKSSELRAVQQTIETIEENINWMDKNLEKIIKWLQINSSGLKSA, from the exons ATGATGATATTCTTGCTATGCATTTTCAACATTGTATCTGTATTTGGCTCTGATCAGCACAGTGGAAAACCATATTCAATTACTGGAAATGGAAGCAGTCCATTTCCTTGGAACAAAATGAGGCTTCCCGAGCATGTCCTTCCAGTTCATTATGATCTTCTTATTCATCCAAATCTCACCACTCTGACGTTTACTGGATTGGCCAAAATAGAGATTAATATTACCCAAGAAACCAGTTCAATCATCTTGCACAGCAAATACCTCCAGATCACCAAAGCTGTCATCGAAGAAGCCAAAGAAAATATCCGTACTGATAAACCAGTGACAGTTTTAGAATATCCACCATTTGAGCAGATTGCACTGATTGTAACTAAACCATTGCATCTTGGCAACTACATTGTTAGTATTGAGTATTCTGCAAATTTGTCTGACAGTTTTCATGGTTTCTACAAAAGCACATACAGAACTCCTGAAGGGGAAGTAAG GGTGCTTGCATCAACCCAGTTTGAACCAACAGCTGCTCGTAAAGCTTTCCCTTGCTTTGATGAACCTGCATTCAAAGCAAAATTTTCTGTTAAGATCCGAAGAGAACCCAGACATTTTGCACTCTCTAATATGCCTTTA gTGAAATCTGTTAACCTTAAGGAATGGCTCATCGAAGACCACTTTCAGACCAGCATAAAGATGAGCACTTATCTTGTGGCCTTTATTGTGTCAGATTTTAAATCTGTTTCCAAGATTACCACTCGAGGAGTTAAG GTTTCAGTATATACTGTACCACACAAGATCAACCAAGCAGATTATGCCTTGGATGCAGCAGTGAAGCTCTTAGAGTTCTTTGAGGAATATTTTAGCATTCCATATCCTTTACCTAAACAAG ACCTAGCAGCTATTCCTGATTTTCAGTCTGGTGCAATGGAGAATTGGGGATTGACTACATACAGGGAAACTGCTTTGTTATATGATCCTGAAAAATCCATAGCATCAAGTAAACTTGGAATTACTTTGACTATAGCCCATGAGCTTGCTCACCAA TGGTTTGGAAATCTGGTCACCATGGAATGGTGGAATGATCTTTGGCTCAATGAAGGATTTGCAAAGTTTATGGAATTTTTATCAGTCAGGGTAACCCACCCAGAACTGAAAGTT gaagattattttttaaacaaatattttgaaGCCATGGAAGTAGATGCTCTAAATTCTTCACATCCAATATCTACTCCTGTTGAAGAGCCATCTCAGATTCTAGAAATGTTTGATGATGTTTCCTATGATAAG GGAGCTTGTATTCTGAACATGTTACAGGATTACCTCAGTCCAGAGGTGTTTAAGGCTGGACTTGTGAAATACTTGTCGAAATTCAgctatcaaaatacacaaaacaaagatctGTGGAACAGTTTGTCAGAT GGCTGCTCtatggatgctgctgctgctggagttTGTGCAAGCAACAAGGAAACAATCTCAAGCTCT CACTGGACAAAAAGTGCTATCAATGATGTAACAGCAATAATGAACACTTGGACTCTACAAAAAGGATATCCATTAGTCACTGTGACAGTAAAAGGAAGGAACGTCCATCTGCAACAGGAACACTATATGAAGAGCTCTAATTTTGCTTCACCCAAAGG gaATCTGTGGCATATTCCATTAACATATATTACCAGTAAATCAAATGTTATTCAAAGGTTTTTGCTGACAACAAGAACAG atTATATCATACTCCCAGAAGAAGTGGAATGGATAAAATTTAATGTAGGAATGAATGGTTATTATATTGTGCACTATGGTGAAGATGGATGGGATGCTCTGATTCGTCTTCTAAAAGAAAACCATAAAATACTCAGCAGTAATGATAGGGCCAGCCTTATCAACAGCGCATTCCAATTGGTGAG TGCTGGAAAGCTGTCCATTACCAAAGCTCTTGATTTAACATTATACCTAAAACATGAATCAGAAAATATCCCTGTGCATCAAGGATTGGATGAACTTATTCCTTTGTACAAACTGCTGGAGAAGAGGGATATGAATGAGACTGAACATCAGTTAAAG GGATACATTGTCAATCTGTTTAAAAACATGATTGACAAACAGTCTTGGGATGATGAAGGCACAATGTCAGAGCGAATACTTCGAAGCTCCCTTCTTATGTTTGCCTGTGTGCGCAGGTACCAACCATGTGTGGACAAAGCAAAAGAATACTTTATGAAATGGAAGCATTCCAATGGAACACTAAA GTTGCCCAATGATATTAAGTTTGCTGTATATGCTGTTGGAGCACAGACAGATGTGGGCTGGGACTTCCTTTTCAGCAAATGCCAACTACCTGAGTTCAATACCGAAAAGCAATTGATTGAAACTGTCCTCAGCCTCAGCCAAAATAAAGAAAGGCTTCAGTG GTTGATGCAACAAGGGCTGCAGGGTGATATTATAAAGACTCAAGATCTTCCTTATATTGTTGTAAGTGTTGGAAGGAATCCTGTAGGTTATCAATTAGCCTGGAAGTTTTTGAAGGACAATTGGCAGGCACTTGTAAAAAA GTTTGACCTTGGTTCACATTCCATTGCACACATGATTACTGGAGTAACAAATAAATATTCAACAAAGGCTCAACTTGCTGAT GTTAAAGAATACTTCAGCTCTTTGGACAAAAAAAGTTCTGAGCTCCGTGCTGTCCAACAAACAATAGAAACCATTGAAGAAAACATCAATTGGATGGATAAGAACCTTGAAAAAATCATCAAGTGGTTACAGATCAATAGCAGTGGGTTAAAGTCTGCTTGA